The genome window CTGGTGTTCTACGACATCGCCGCCAGCACGGAGGGGCGCCCGATCTTCGCCGATCTCCTGCGCCGGGTCGCGGAGGCCGTCCGCATCCCGCTCATGGCGGGCGGCGGCATCGCGGACCTGGAGGACTTCGGCCGGGCTCTGGACTGCGGCGCCAGCAAGGTGAGCGTGAACTCCGGGGCGCTCCGGGACCCGGAGCTCGTCCGGCGTGCGGCCGAGAGGTACGGCAGCCGGTGCGTGGTGCTGTCGATGGACGTCAGACGGACGGAGCACGGGTACCGAGTCTTCTCCGGCGGCGGACGGACCGATACGGGGCGGGACGCCCTGGATTGGGCCCGCCTGGGCGAGGCGCTGGGGGCCGGGGAGATCGTCCTGAACAGCATCGACGCCGACGGCGTCCGAAGCGGCTTCGACCTGCCGATGCTCGAGGCCGTGGGCGGCGCCGTCGGCATACCGATCGTCGCCTCCGGGGGCGCCGGGACGATGCAGGACTTCGCCGAGGCGCTCCGGATTCCGGGCGTGGCGGCGGGGCTCTCCGCAGGCGCCTTCCACTCCCGCACCGTCCTCATCCCCGAGCTGAAGCGGTACCTGCGGGAGCAGGGGATCCCGGTCCTGCTCCCGGGGGAAGCGGCCTCGCAATGAACGTCGGCGCGAGGATCGACGTCGGCGCGCTGAAGTTCGACGAGCGCGGCCTGATCCCGGCGATCGTCCAGGACCACCGCAGCCGCAGAGTGCTCACCCTGGCCTACATGAGCCGCGAGAGCCTGGAGATCACCCTGAGGGAGGGCCGCACCTGCTTCCATTCGCGCAGCCGCGGGACGCTCTGGCGCAAGGGCGAGACCAGCGGCAACATCCAGCGCGTGGTCTCCATCCGCCCCGACTGCGACGGGGACGCACTGCTGGTGGAGGTCCTGAAGGAGGGCCCGGCCTGCCATCGGGGGACCGACTCCTGTTTCGACGGGGACACGCCCCCCGGGGCCCCGCACCTCTCGGTCGACGCGCTCTACCGGCTGCTCCGGGACCGGAACGTCAGCCGGCCGGAGGGCAGCTACACCACCTATCTGTTCGAGAAGGGGCTGGAGAAGATCCTGAAGAAGTGCGGGGAGGAGGCGACGGAGGTCGTCATCGCCGCCATGAAGGGGTCGAGGGAGGAGACGGTCTACGAGCTGGCGGACCTCTGCTACCACGCCCTCGTGCTGATGGTGCACTGCGGCGTGACGCCGGACGACGTTCGAAGCGAGCTGGCCTCCCGCCATGTGGTCGACCGCAAGGTGAAGCAGGAGCCGCTTCGGTGATCCGCTCGACCCTCCACAACCACACGACGCTCTGCGACGGCCGCAGCACGCCGGAGGCGATGGTCCGGGCGGCCGTAGCGGCGGGGTTCTCGGACCTGGGCTTCAGCGCCCACTCCCCCGCCCCCTTCGACGCGGGCTCCCTGCGTTCGGAGGCGGCGTACCGCGAAACGCTCCTCGCCCTGCGGCAAAAGTACGCCGGCGTCATCCGCATCGCCATCGGCATGGAGCAGGACTTCCTGGCTCCGGTGGCCCGCCGTGCGGATTACGACTTCCTGATCGGATCCGTACATTTCTTGAGGGTGGACGGAGCCCATCACGCGGTGGATTGGGACAAGGAACGCTTCGGCGCGCTTCTTCAGGCGGTCGGCGGCCCCCTGGCGGCCGTCCGGGCCTACTACGCAAGCGTCGTCGACATGGTGCGGACCCAGCGCCCGGACGTGGTCGGGCACTTCGACCTGATCGTCAAGTTCAACGCGGAGGGGCGTTTCTTCGAGGAGGACGCGGCGTACCGGAGGATCGCCCTGGAGGCGCTCGACGCGGTGATCGAGAGCGGGTGCGTTCCGGAACTGAACGCCAGCGGGTTCCGCTGGCGCGGTCGGCCGAACCCGGACGGCTTCCTGCTGCGCCGGCTTCGGGAGAAGAACCGCCTCCTCACGCTTCAGGCGGACTGCCACGACGCAGGGGACCTTCTGCGCTTCCTGCCGGAGGGGGCGGAGGCCCTGCGACAGGCCGGCTTCCGTTCCGCGCTTCAGTGGATCGGCGGCGCCTGGCAGGAGGTCGGGCTTTAGGCCGGAGCCGCTCGCGGCGGAGATTGCGGATTCAGGGCCTCCAAGGCATACCCCTCCGGATTTCCCAGTCCAGAGGACGTCACAATCTTTCTCCCGACTCACTCAAGTTCCAGACAAGTCTCCTTTTTTCTTATCCTCTCCGCCTTTTTTCTTCCAACTCAGCCAAGCGGTATGCGCGAAATGCCCCACACTCTTCGAGTCCATAAAAAAGATACTCTATCGCTCCCAATCCAGCTATTACCAAATAAAGAGACATAAAATCAGGCAGTTGCCTTAATAAAATCTTTTGGTTTGTAAAAAAGGAAAGGGGTATTAACATCAGCACTGTTAAAATGTGATTAGGCGAATCAAGAGTACCGAAACTTCTGGCATATGTCCCTTCTCGAACTCGGTAACCTATAAGGCACATAGTCAAATAAGCGACAATAGCGCAAAAAAAGATCAAGAAACGTTGTGGAGCAGGGACAAGACAGCAGAGCAAGATAAACCACAGCCCACTCAAATAGACCAGAAGCGCAAGCCGATCATCCCGCCGCTTACTCCAAATCCAATACGCCAACACAGGCATACCCAAAAGACAAAACCCACAGGTCAAAAACCAACCAAACAGGATATTATCGAGATATCCTGCCCCGAAGAAGATGGCGAAACAGAGCCAGACATGGATAAAGACCATGATGGCCAAAGTATGCCGGATACGTTGCGCCACAGAATAATAAAAGCGCCAGCGTTTGAAGTAGATAACGAGAGCTACCACCATTCCCACCCATAGAAAGTTGGGAGCGTTAGGAAAGGAAGCGACAAAAAACCACAGACTCAATAAGTAAAAGCCGATCCCCAATGTAATATCGACATAGTGGTGAAAATTAAACCTATTAGTCTTGAATTTTTGTTTCCCTTCATCCGCCTCAACTTCCTCCAGCATATCCCCGTACTTCTCCCGAATTCTGCGCTCGTCCTCTTCCGTCGTATGGCCCATTCGGCCCCTCCCTCGATGAGCGCCTTAGCCTTGCCAAGCGTTGGTAGCCAACAACAAAACAACGTGAAACAACGGACCTCGATCTTTAAGGTCGGTCGCTTCGCGCGCGTTCGCAGGAATTTGTCGTTGACTCAGGTCTGCGCGGCCAGAGCGGCGTTCCCGAATGCTGTTCTACGAGTTCCGGTCTATTCCGTTCGTGTCGGGGAAATGGCACTGCCGTCGTCATTCAAGCACAAAGATACACGAGTGTAAAGGGTGCTCGATCTTCCCCGCCGCGGGCAGCCGGACACCAAGGAAGTCCCCTTCGACGACCTAATGGCCCCCGAAACACTCCAGCATTGCCCGGCAGATCAGCTCCACCTTTCATCCTCCTTCGCCACGGGCCTCAAAGGCCCCGTCCCAACCTCTCCCCTACAACCCCATTCCATCAACATTCATTGACTCCGGTGAGAATATTTGATATTTTTTCGTCGGCATTCCTTTTCATTTCATTTCAAAATCGATCATGGACCATTCCACTTTCACCACTTTTGCAAGGGCGGCGGGCTTCGGTTTTCGTGGGGGCGGAGCGTGAGCGGGGGCCACAACGGACAGCATCCAAAACGGAAGTCGGGGCATTGAAGCGAAAAATACCACTTTCACCCGGACAGGGGGCAATACGATGGACGAGGCGGTGCTGGAACCGATGCGGGAGGGTACTTTAGATCCAATAACGGAATGCCGGGATCGGATCGGGAAGCTGCTGAAGATCTATTCCGCGGTAATCTTGCTGCTGGTCGTGACGGGCGGGGGGAATCTTTTCTTTGTTTTTGTCGGGGGAGACGGAGCGGGCCTGATCGGAAGGATTCTCTACGCCTCACTGCCCTTGTTGATGTGGCTTTACAGCCAAAAAGCCTATTCGACAGGCCATATCTTGGTGATTTATGCTTTTCTGGAGGTCGTTCAGGTCGCACTTCTTTTGGTGCTCATGGTGATCGGTGCACCTTTCCTGTCGGACAGCCCTCGACACAGTGCCGGCCTGATCAGCCTCGTCCTGCTCGCTTCTCTTTTCGGCGCGGCCTTGGTACTGGTGTTGCTGGTATTGTTCTTCAGGGCCGCGCTCAGGATGGTGCGGCTGCAACAGATTGTGGAAACGATAAACGAAGAAAAAGGCATCGCGTCCAAGGAGGACCCGTGGTTCGTCCAGACGGGGATCGTCTTTCTGATGCTGCTGTGCTACTTTGCGCCCGGCATAGATTTCAGCTGGTCGAGCATCGTCAGGGTGTTTGACCATTACTCCGCCCCCGCCGTAAAGGTATACGACGTGGGGTCGCGTATTGCGTACATGGCAGGCTCTCCGGACGGAGAACTGCTGGCGTTGGGTACGGCAAAGGGGCTTTACGTGTGGGATACGACG of Fretibacterium sp. OH1220_COT-178 contains these proteins:
- the hisF gene encoding imidazole glycerol phosphate synthase subunit HisF, whose product is MTTKRIIPCLDVKDGRVVKGVRFEGLRDVEDPVVLARYYNDSQADELVFYDIAASTEGRPIFADLLRRVAEAVRIPLMAGGGIADLEDFGRALDCGASKVSVNSGALRDPELVRRAAERYGSRCVVLSMDVRRTEHGYRVFSGGGRTDTGRDALDWARLGEALGAGEIVLNSIDADGVRSGFDLPMLEAVGGAVGIPIVASGGAGTMQDFAEALRIPGVAAGLSAGAFHSRTVLIPELKRYLREQGIPVLLPGEAASQ
- the hisIE gene encoding bifunctional phosphoribosyl-AMP cyclohydrolase/phosphoribosyl-ATP diphosphatase HisIE encodes the protein MNVGARIDVGALKFDERGLIPAIVQDHRSRRVLTLAYMSRESLEITLREGRTCFHSRSRGTLWRKGETSGNIQRVVSIRPDCDGDALLVEVLKEGPACHRGTDSCFDGDTPPGAPHLSVDALYRLLRDRNVSRPEGSYTTYLFEKGLEKILKKCGEEATEVVIAAMKGSREETVYELADLCYHALVLMVHCGVTPDDVRSELASRHVVDRKVKQEPLR
- a CDS encoding histidinol-phosphatase; the encoded protein is MIRSTLHNHTTLCDGRSTPEAMVRAAVAAGFSDLGFSAHSPAPFDAGSLRSEAAYRETLLALRQKYAGVIRIAIGMEQDFLAPVARRADYDFLIGSVHFLRVDGAHHAVDWDKERFGALLQAVGGPLAAVRAYYASVVDMVRTQRPDVVGHFDLIVKFNAEGRFFEEDAAYRRIALEALDAVIESGCVPELNASGFRWRGRPNPDGFLLRRLREKNRLLTLQADCHDAGDLLRFLPEGAEALRQAGFRSALQWIGGAWQEVGL